One segment of Desulfosudis oleivorans Hxd3 DNA contains the following:
- a CDS encoding SDR family NAD(P)-dependent oxidoreductase → MGMINLKGKTVFITGGASGIGKALSRCFAKEGANLILMSREGTKEDLILKEWAESLRKTCSVEVWTVSSELSRPEGPEDLYNQVKACSPRVDVLVNNAAAMAFGLFHELSLADQDQLVAVNARAYMALMRLFIPEMVQRGSGHVLNVCSVSAFVPTPRHAVYGATKAFVQALSEAVNEELKGTGVTVSTLNPGYTDTPLLQGGGFPKKLRFYSFAGKASPAVIAEKGVKAFIKGKRVYVPEPHLRALFLFFNRFTPKRFINAISEWMVKGT, encoded by the coding sequence ATGGGAATGATCAATTTAAAGGGTAAAACGGTTTTTATCACCGGCGGCGCTTCCGGTATCGGCAAGGCGCTTTCCCGCTGTTTTGCAAAGGAGGGCGCCAACCTGATTCTCATGTCCCGCGAGGGGACAAAAGAAGATCTCATTCTAAAGGAGTGGGCCGAATCGTTGCGGAAAACCTGTTCCGTCGAGGTATGGACCGTCAGCTCTGAACTGTCTCGCCCTGAGGGGCCGGAAGACCTTTACAACCAGGTCAAGGCCTGCTCGCCGCGCGTCGATGTGCTGGTGAACAATGCCGCTGCCATGGCATTCGGTCTGTTTCATGAACTCTCCCTGGCCGATCAGGATCAGCTTGTTGCTGTCAACGCGCGGGCCTATATGGCGCTGATGCGACTGTTTATTCCCGAGATGGTGCAGCGTGGATCAGGGCATGTGCTGAATGTCTGCTCTGTGTCGGCTTTTGTACCCACCCCCCGTCACGCGGTTTACGGCGCCACCAAGGCCTTTGTTCAGGCCTTAAGCGAGGCAGTAAATGAAGAGCTGAAAGGCACCGGCGTTACTGTTTCTACCCTGAACCCCGGCTACACCGACACCCCGCTGCTGCAAGGCGGCGGCTTTCCCAAAAAACTGAGGTTCTACAGCTTTGCCGGCAAGGCCAGCCCGGCGGTCATCGCCGAAAAGGGGGTGAAGGCCTTTATCAAAGGAAAGCGGGTCTATGTGCCGGAGCCCCATCTGCGGGCGCTTTTCCTGTTTTTTAACCGGTTTACGCCCAAGCGCTTTATCAACGCCATTTCAGAGTGGATGGTAAAAGGCACCTGA
- a CDS encoding AMP-binding protein, whose product MSDVNKSGNIEDLSIFKAVNLKIDDPEKVALRFVNEDGTEEPVSYQNLFEQTNRTAHALLKAGIGKGDTFTMLMKNHPEFIYALFAAVSIGAVAVPIDPRSRGRKLAFQIKNTKSKGILVADQFMESLEEIKADISDVPVVGVLYKAHHKVPENSAYPVLNELLETGNTDIPDKALPFDAGASAQIIHTSGTTGDPKGVVLKADRFLIYSFMADFLWQYQSDDIPYTGLSLTHGNAQSVTLMPSLAKKLPAVISERFTKSNIWDICRKYGCTTFSLLGGMMAGIYNEPPRPDDADNPVRKVISAGTPRAIWEDFEKRFGVKIHEWYAAVEGGLAHNPPGSGPVGSFGKPPQGLVEMKVVDENDNDVPPGARGELISRMVNGPTEVNYYGKADASKEKTRGGWLRSGDICHQDEDGFFYFDFRKGGGLRRQGDFVQPDLIEKIIGEHESVSEVCVYGVPAASGAPGESDIVAAMAPFAGRTVDVEGVKQTCLAELERNSVPTYFQIVDEIPKTISEKMLSRVLEEQFDPNAPNVIRV is encoded by the coding sequence ATGTCGGATGTAAACAAATCAGGAAACATCGAAGATCTGTCCATCTTCAAGGCCGTCAACCTGAAGATCGACGATCCGGAAAAGGTGGCCCTGCGGTTTGTCAATGAGGACGGCACCGAAGAGCCTGTCTCCTATCAAAATCTGTTCGAGCAGACCAACCGCACGGCCCATGCCCTGCTCAAGGCGGGCATCGGCAAGGGCGACACCTTTACCATGCTTATGAAAAACCATCCGGAGTTTATCTACGCCCTGTTCGCCGCTGTTTCCATCGGCGCCGTGGCCGTGCCCATTGATCCCCGGTCCAGGGGGCGGAAGCTGGCCTTTCAGATCAAAAACACCAAATCCAAAGGCATTCTCGTGGCCGACCAGTTTATGGAAAGCCTGGAGGAGATCAAGGCCGATATTTCAGATGTGCCGGTGGTGGGGGTTTTGTACAAGGCCCATCACAAGGTTCCGGAAAACAGCGCCTACCCGGTTTTAAACGAGCTTCTGGAAACCGGCAACACCGACATTCCTGACAAGGCACTGCCTTTTGACGCAGGTGCGTCGGCTCAGATCATTCACACATCCGGCACCACCGGCGACCCCAAGGGCGTGGTGCTCAAGGCAGACCGCTTCCTTATTTATTCCTTCATGGCCGATTTCCTGTGGCAGTATCAGTCCGACGACATTCCCTACACCGGGCTCTCCCTGACCCACGGCAACGCCCAGTCCGTGACCCTGATGCCGTCCCTGGCCAAGAAGCTGCCCGCCGTGATCAGCGAGCGGTTTACCAAGAGCAACATCTGGGACATCTGTCGCAAGTACGGCTGCACCACTTTTTCCCTGCTGGGCGGCATGATGGCTGGCATTTACAACGAACCGCCCCGGCCCGATGACGCGGACAACCCGGTACGCAAGGTGATCAGCGCGGGCACGCCCCGGGCCATTTGGGAAGACTTTGAAAAACGGTTCGGCGTCAAAATTCACGAATGGTACGCGGCGGTGGAAGGGGGCCTGGCCCATAACCCGCCGGGCTCCGGTCCCGTCGGTTCATTCGGCAAGCCGCCCCAGGGACTGGTGGAGATGAAGGTTGTGGACGAAAACGACAACGATGTGCCGCCGGGCGCTCGGGGTGAGCTGATCAGCAGAATGGTCAACGGCCCCACCGAGGTGAACTACTACGGCAAGGCCGACGCATCAAAAGAGAAAACCCGTGGCGGATGGCTGCGCAGCGGCGACATCTGTCACCAGGACGAAGATGGCTTTTTCTATTTTGATTTCCGCAAGGGCGGCGGGCTCCGCCGCCAGGGCGATTTTGTCCAGCCCGACCTGATCGAAAAGATCATCGGCGAGCACGAGTCGGTGTCCGAGGTCTGCGTGTACGGCGTGCCCGCCGCGTCGGGTGCCCCGGGCGAGAGCGACATCGTGGCGGCCATGGCGCCCTTTGCGGGAAGAACCGTGGACGTGGAGGGGGTCAAGCAGACCTGCCTGGCGGAACTGGAGCGCAACTCCGTGCCCACCTATTTTCAGATCGTCGACGAGATTCCCAAAACCATTTCCGAAAAGATGTTGTCCCGGGTGCTGGAAGAGCAGTTTGACCCCAATGCCCCCAACGTGATTCGGGTCTGA
- a CDS encoding nitroreductase family protein: MFESLKQAYLPDMNFPVRTIDAEKCSKCGRCFETCPTYGYRWEKGQVPEPVGYGGFSQACINCGNCIAVCPTGAITMTGSFVIPSGRYKVLLEGKMAAPHPLGAEEQPYETIEPELTEVEKAIYTRRSNRLFKDKPVPRELLARILEAGRFAPSAGNCQPYRFIVITNQKIIKEFERRAMGSLRLLKNLYMAKDGKRSTIKKIVFSVISWFSINKMDPRPITAMEKADHTDGAIYFDAPAVILILKDKRGISNPDLDTGICAQNMVLAAHSLGLGTCYVSLPMEPLSMPLMAGFRKKLGIGKPYVAVTSIAVGYARGKIDGPVKRDTPRVDWKL; encoded by the coding sequence ATGTTTGAGTCATTAAAACAGGCCTATCTGCCGGATATGAATTTTCCCGTCCGGACCATTGATGCCGAAAAATGCAGCAAGTGCGGCCGGTGTTTCGAAACCTGCCCCACCTACGGATACCGTTGGGAAAAAGGCCAGGTGCCCGAGCCCGTGGGCTACGGCGGATTCTCCCAGGCCTGCATCAACTGCGGCAACTGCATTGCCGTCTGCCCAACCGGCGCTATCACCATGACCGGCAGCTTTGTGATTCCCTCGGGCCGGTATAAGGTGCTGCTGGAGGGGAAAATGGCGGCCCCCCATCCCCTGGGCGCCGAAGAACAGCCCTATGAGACCATTGAACCGGAACTCACCGAGGTGGAAAAGGCCATTTATACCCGCCGCTCCAACCGGCTCTTCAAGGACAAGCCCGTGCCCCGGGAACTGCTGGCCCGCATTCTGGAGGCGGGACGGTTTGCCCCGTCGGCGGGCAACTGCCAGCCCTACCGGTTTATCGTGATCACCAACCAGAAGATCATCAAGGAGTTCGAGCGCCGGGCCATGGGCTCTCTGCGGCTGCTCAAGAACCTCTACATGGCAAAGGACGGCAAACGGTCCACGATCAAGAAGATCGTGTTCAGTGTCATCAGCTGGTTTTCGATCAACAAGATGGATCCCCGGCCCATCACGGCCATGGAAAAAGCGGACCACACGGACGGTGCCATCTACTTCGACGCGCCGGCGGTGATCCTGATTCTCAAGGACAAGCGGGGGATCAGTAATCCGGACCTGGATACCGGCATCTGCGCCCAGAACATGGTGCTGGCGGCCCATTCCCTGGGCCTGGGCACCTGCTATGTGTCGCTTCCCATGGAGCCGCTTTCCATGCCCCTGATGGCGGGGTTTCGCAAAAAGCTGGGGATTGGAAAACCTTATGTCGCGGTGACCAGTATTGCCGTGGGCTATGCCAGGGGAAAGATCGACGGCCCGGTGAAGCGCGACACGCCCAGGGTGGACTGGAAGCTTTAA